Proteins co-encoded in one Metabacillus sp. KUDC1714 genomic window:
- a CDS encoding COX15/CtaA family protein: protein MKRTRKSPLLWIGIAILGLIVLTIILNVIGHLATVHQHMEYGRGSVFHHGSAGFRNNINMFDFSLLPFLVSIGLIALGWWIWKKADGESVKKWVGIFLLTVGLFSILPLIIAIPVLLLAFYLAFKQKKAGTDFIDEPIMVTSPSYHTTTHDILDNWERKTNKENDK from the coding sequence ATGAAGAGAACTAGAAAAAGTCCTTTACTTTGGATTGGGATTGCCATACTTGGACTAATTGTCCTAACGATCATATTAAATGTTATAGGTCATTTAGCTACTGTCCATCAACATATGGAATATGGACGAGGTAGTGTCTTTCATCATGGAAGTGCAGGATTTAGAAACAACATAAACATGTTTGACTTTTCACTTTTACCGTTTCTTGTTTCTATAGGATTAATTGCTTTAGGCTGGTGGATTTGGAAAAAAGCTGATGGTGAATCAGTGAAGAAATGGGTAGGTATTTTCTTGCTAACTGTTGGGTTGTTTTCAATCTTACCACTAATTATTGCTATTCCAGTGTTATTACTAGCATTTTATCTCGCTTTTAAACAAAAAAAGGCGGGTACAGATTTTATAGATGAACCAATTATGGTTACATCCCCTTCATATCATACAACTACTCACGATATTCTAGATAATTGGGAACGTAAAACAAATAAGGAGAATGATAAATAA
- a CDS encoding PspA/IM30 family protein: MGIFKRVKTIAVADMNHKLDKFEDPISMVKQYIRELETELEKAQSALANQIYFEQKHEGLIEQVKTAIENRKRQQQLALEKYNDDMAKLAIHDRIEHEKKLQALEQQLASIKNQTKQLKAQVVKLKDTYAELQNRKALLISRANTAQTTYKIKSTLYSSQSENILNGFARMEDKVLHLEAQASAQDYLYEKDHLKEKTYSVEVEEEFIKAKEALNEKQA, from the coding sequence ATGGGAATTTTTAAACGTGTAAAAACAATAGCAGTTGCTGATATGAACCACAAATTGGACAAGTTTGAGGATCCAATAAGTATGGTAAAGCAGTATATTAGAGAGCTTGAAACAGAACTTGAAAAGGCACAATCTGCATTAGCAAATCAAATTTATTTTGAACAAAAACATGAAGGGTTAATTGAACAAGTTAAAACAGCAATTGAAAATCGTAAAAGACAACAACAATTAGCACTAGAAAAATATAATGACGATATGGCTAAGCTAGCAATCCATGATCGAATTGAGCATGAGAAAAAGCTACAAGCCCTTGAGCAACAACTAGCGTCTATTAAAAATCAAACAAAACAATTAAAAGCACAAGTTGTAAAATTAAAGGATACTTACGCTGAATTACAAAATCGTAAAGCATTACTCATATCAAGAGCAAATACCGCACAAACAACTTATAAGATTAAAAGCACACTATACTCTTCTCAATCTGAAAATATCTTGAATGGCTTTGCTAGAATGGAAGATAAAGTACTACACTTAGAGGCTCAAGCAAGTGCTCAGGATTACTTGTATGAAAAAGATCATTTAAAAGAAAAGACGTATTCTGTAGAGGTAGAAGAGGAATTTATTAAAGCAAAAGAGGCGCTCAATGAAAAACAAGCGTAA
- a CDS encoding metal-sensitive transcriptional regulator encodes MSTENDCHESCSNNEHRNSHHSDKVKKNLVTRLNRIEGQIRGIKAMIEKDTYCDDVITQISATQSAFNGVGKLLLEGHLRTCVVERIQEGDEEIIDELLVTVQRLMKK; translated from the coding sequence ATGAGTACAGAGAATGATTGTCACGAAAGCTGTAGTAATAATGAACATAGAAACAGTCATCATTCAGACAAAGTGAAAAAAAATCTTGTTACCCGTTTAAATCGGATTGAAGGTCAAATTCGCGGGATAAAAGCTATGATTGAAAAGGATACGTATTGTGATGATGTCATTACTCAAATCTCAGCAACACAATCTGCCTTCAATGGTGTTGGTAAGCTGTTGCTTGAAGGACATTTACGGACATGTGTTGTTGAGAGAATCCAAGAGGGGGATGAGGAAATCATCGATGAGTTATTAGTAACGGTACAAAGATTAATGAAAAAATAG